The Acidimicrobiales bacterium genomic interval CAAGCGGCCCTACGGCGCGCCGCCCCGACGCCGCCAAGCGGCCCTACGGCGCGCCGCCCCGACGCCGCCAAGCGGCCCTACGGCGCGCCGCCCCGACGCCGCAGGATCCGTGTCCACCGCCGCCCGTCCCGGAACTCGACCCGTCGGGACCCGCCCGCGGTGCGGAACCCGAGGCTCGGATCGGCGGCCACCGCCGCCGTCACCGCCTCCATCTCACCGGCCAGGTAGCCCCGCTCGGCCCGCAGCGAACGGAGGACGCGGGTGGGATGGAGGCCGAGGCCGGCGGCCAGGTTCCACGCGATCACCATCTCGTCGCTGTCGGTGGTGGAGATCGAGGGCGACCGCAGCCACTCGCGGTACGCGGCGGCGTCGGCGTCGGGCACCGTCCGGTCCACCGGCCCAGTCTCCCATCGGGCTCCGAGCCGGTCGCCACGGCCGGCCACGACTCGAAGTCGCCGGGTCCCACAAAGCCGAATAGAAACCCAACTCCCACCCTGTAGACTTGGTTCGGGGGTTCCTTGCCGGACAAGGGTCAAGGGGACTCGAAGCACCTTCGATACGACACATCGCAGGCGTTGCGCTTCCCTCGCCCCCGGAGACGGCGCCGTCGTCGGCGCCGGGGAGGACGAACGGACATGGCGATGGCGGACGCTGAGGAGAGAGAGGCGGGCGGGAAGCGCGACTATCTGCGGGTTGCAGAAGTCGCCGACCTGTTCCACGTCTCGACGAAGACCGTGGTCCGGTGGGCCACGGAGGGCAAGCTGCCCCACGTGCTCACCTTGGGTGGGCACCGCCGCTTCCCGCGCGCGGACATCGAGCGGGTGGTGGAGGGGCTGCAGCGCGGCGGAGGCTGAGCCAGCCGTCGAAGCTACGTCGAGCCGGCCAGCATGCCGGCTGTCTCCGCGGTGGCGATCACCTCCTGCGCCAGCTCCCACAGCCGGGCGGACCCGGCGGCCATGTGGGCGTTGGCGGTACGGACGCGTGCGGCGGTCACGCCCGCCGTCGTCCACGCGCCCCCACCGGCCGC includes:
- a CDS encoding helix-turn-helix domain-containing protein, with translation MAMADAEEREAGGKRDYLRVAEVADLFHVSTKTVVRWATEGKLPHVLTLGGHRRFPRADIERVVEGLQRGGG